The DNA window CGGGGAGGAGCTGGCGCCTGGAGGGGAACCGCACGCGCGCAGAGAGGGAGGACGAGAGCCCGACGAAGAGGAGGACTTCGTCCCTCACGGGGAGGGGCACTTCCACGAGGGCGAAGAGGCGCCGCCGCCCGGGATGAGGGTCATGGCGGTCGTGCGCTGGGCGCTGCTCGCCGTGATGACGGTCGTGGCGGCGGTGTCGATCGTTGCCTACGTGGCGCCCTCGTTGCTGCGGGGGGAGGCCGCGGAGGTGACGCAGTACTACTGCCCGATGCACCCGCAGATCACGTCGGATCGGCCCGGGGAGTGCCCGATCTGCCACATGGCGCTGGAGCCCGTGCCGGAGGGGCGGCAGCGAGGTGCGCGCGGCAACACGCAAGGTGGTGGACAGGGGAGCGCGCACGGTGGGGCGCAGGAGAGCGCGCACGGAGCGCACGGGGACCACGGAGCGCACGTGGACCACGGGGCGCATGGGTCCCACGGATCGCACGGCGCGACGGGGATGACCGAGATGCACGGCGCGCACGGCAAGGCCGAGGTGCCGGCGGTAGAGCCTCCGGAGACGGGCTACTGGTGCCCGATGCATCCGGAGGTGCACAGCGAGACCCCCGGCGCGATCTGCGAGAAGTGCGGGGGAATGGTGCTGATCCCCGTGCCCACGCCGGAGGAGCGGCGCAAGAAGCCGCAGGGGACGACGGAGGTCGCGATCTCGCTGGACCGCGCGCAAGCGGTCGGGGTGCGCACGGCGAAGGTCGAGCGCGGTCTCCGCGGAGAGCGGGTGCGGGTGACGGCCTCGGTCGAGGCGCCGGAGCAGGGGCGGGCCGAGGTCCACGTGCGGGCCGAGGGCTTCGTCGAGGCGATCCGGGTGAAGCAGACCGGGGTGAAGGTGAAGGCGGGGGAGCTGCTCGCGTCGGTGTACAGCCCGCAGATCTTCCAGGCGCAGCAGGAGCTGCTGGCGATGCGGAGCTGGCCCGGTGCCGGGGAGATGCACGGGACCTCGACACCTGCCCCCGTGGCGGCGGCGCGGAAGCGGCTGGAGCTGCTCGGGCTCGGCGCAGGGACGGTGGCGAAGGTGCTGGAGAAGGGGGAGCCCGTGCGGGCGGTGGGGGTGTCGTCGCCAATCAGCGGCTACGTGGTGCGGAAGAACGTGGTGCTGGGGTCGCGGGTGACGCCGGAGATGCCGCTGTTCGAGGTGGTGGATCTGGGGCAGGTGTACATCATCGCCAGCCTCCACCCGCAGCAGCTCGCGGGGGTGCGGGTGGGGGACGCGGCGAGCTTCACCACGCCAGCGCTGCCCGGGAAGGTGTTCGAGGCGCGGGTGGATCTGGTCTACCCGGACGTGGATCTGGCGACGCGATCGGCGCGGGTCCGGTTCCAGGTAGAGAACCGGGATTTGACGCTGCGGCCCGGGCAGTTCGGGACGGCGGAGCTGTCCGCGGGCGTTGGGGAAGAGCTGACGGTGCCGCTCGATGCGGTCATCGACACGGGGCGGTCGGTCTACGTGTTCGTGGTGACCGAGGGGAGCCGGTACGCGCCGCGCTCGGTGGAGCTGGGGCCCGAGCTGGGGGATCGGGTGGTGGTGCGCGCCGGGCTGCGTGAAGGCGAGGAGGTGGTGTCGCGGGCGACGTTCCTCGTGGACGCGGAGAGCCGGCTGTCGGCGTCGCTGACCGGGGAGCCGGACCGATGATGGGGCGAGTCATCGCGTGGTGCGCGACGCACCGGGCATTCGTGATCTTCGCCTTCGTGCTGGCGGCGTTCGGCGCGGACGCGGCGCGGAGGCGGATCCCGCTCGACGCGATCCCGGATCTGTCGGATCCGCAGGTGATCGTCTTCACGGAGTGGATGGGGCGGTCGCCGACGCTGGTGGAGGATCAGGTGACGTACCCGATCGCCTCGGCGCTCCTGGCGGCGCCGAAGGTGACCGACGTGCGCGGCTTCTCCATGCAGGGGATGTCGTTCGTGTACGTGCTGTTCGAGGAGGGGACGGACGTCTACTGGGCACGGTCGCGGGTGCTGGAGTACCTGAGTTCGATCCAGCAGCGGCTGCCCGAGGGGGTCTCGCCGTCGCTGGGGCCGGACGCGACGGGGGTGGGGTGGATCTACCAGTACGCGGTGGTGGATCGGTCGGGGCGGCAGGACGCGGCGGATCTGCGGGCGCTCCAGGACTTCACGCTGCGGTACGCGCTGGAGAGCGTGCCCGGTGTGGCGCAGGTGGCCGCGATCGGCGGGTTCGAGCGGCAGTACCAGGTGACGCTGGATCCGGAGCGGTTGCGGTCGTTCGGGGTGACGTTCGATGAGGTGGCGGGGGCGGTCCGGCGGTCCAGCTCGGAGGTGGGCGGGCGCGTGATCGAGCTTGCGGGGCGCGAGTACGCGGTGCGAGGGCGGGGGTACGTGGGGAGCGTGGAGGACCTGGGCGCGATCGTGATCCGGTCGAACGCCGACGGGGCCAGCGTGCGGGTGCGGGACGTGGGCTCGGCACGGCTGGGGCCCGACGCGCGGCGAGGGGCCGCGGACCTGGACGGCGAGGGGGAGGTGGCCGGCGGGATCGTGGTGATGCGCTACGGGGAGAACGCGCTGGAGGTGATCCAGCGGGTGGAAGCAAAGCTCGGGGAGCTGCGGAAGACGCTGCCCGAGGGGGTGGAGATCGTCACCACCTACGATCGCTCGGGGCTGATCGAGCGGGCAGTGGACACGCTGAAGCGAGCGCTGATCGAGGAGATCGCGGTGGTCAGCGTGGTGATCGTGCTGTTCCTGCTGCACTTCCGGAGCGCGCTCTTGCCGATCATCAGCTTGCCGCTGGCGGTGCTGCTGGCGTTCGTGCCGATGTGGTGGCTGGGGGTTCCGTCGACGATCATGAGCCTCGGGGGGATCGCGATCGCGATCGGGGCGACCGTGGACGCGGAGATCGTGATGGTGGAGGCATGCCACAAGGCGCTGGAGCACGCGCCGCCAGGGATGTCGCTGAAGGCGCGGGCGAGGCTCCTGGCCAAGGCGGCGGAGGAGGTGACGCCCGCGATCTTCTCGTCGCTGCTCATCATCGCGGTGTCGTTCATCCCGGTCTTCGGGCTGACCGGGCAGGCAGGGCGGATGTTCCGGCCGCTGGCGTACACGAAGACGTTCGTGATGATCGCGGCGGCGATCCTGTCGGTGACGCTGGCGCCAGCGCTCCGGGATCTGCTTCTCCGGGGGAAGATCCGGCCGGAGTCGAAGCACCCGATCTCGCGGGCGGTGATCGCGGTGTACCAGCCGTTCGTGTACGTGGCGCTGCGGCGGCCGATCACCACGGTGCTGATCGGGGTCCTGGCGGTGGTGTCGGCGATCCCGGTGGGGATGAAGCTCGGGAGCGAGTTCATGCCCAGCCTGAACGAGGGGGATTTGCTGTACATGCCGACGACGCTGCCCGGGATCTCCATCGAGGAGGCGAAGCGGCAGCTCCAGCGGCAAGACGCGATCCTGAAGAGCTTCCCGGAAGTGAAGACGGTGCACGGGAAGATCGGGCGCGCGGAGACGGCGACCGATCCCGCGCCGCTGTCGATGGCGGAGACGGTGATCCAGCTCCACCCGCGAGCGGCGTGGCCGAAGGTGCCTGTGACGCGGTGGTACTCGTCGTGGGCGCCAGAGGGGGTGAAGCCCGCGCTGCGCTGGGCGTGGCCCGAGGAGCGCGAGGAGACCTGGGACGAGCTGGTGGCGAAGCTGAACGGGGCGATGCAGCTCCCGGGGTTCACGAACGCCTGGACGATGCCCATCCGGGCGCGGATCGACATGCTGACCACGGGGGTGCGGACCCCGGTGGGGGTGAAGGTGTTCGGGCACGATCTGCACGCGATCGAGCGGGTCGGCCGGCAAGTGGAGGCGATCGTCGGGCGGGTCGCCGGGACGCGGAGCGTGCTGTACGAGCGGTCGCTCGGAGGGTCGTACGTGGACGTGGTGCCCGATCGGGCGGCGCTGTCGCGCTATGGCCTCCAGGTCGAGGACGTGCAGGCGGTGATCGAGGGCGCCGTGGGGGGCGAGGTGATCGCGGCGACGGTAGAAGGGCGCGGTCGGTTCACGATCAACGTGCGGTACAAGGAGGATTTCCGGTCGTCGCCACAGCGGATCCGCGAGGTGCTGGTGCCCTTGCCGGTGCGCGCCGAGCGCGGAGCGGTGGTGTCGGCCGGAGGGAGCGCTGGCGCGGAGGCGGGGCGAGGCGGAGACGGGATGGGCGCTGCACGGGGCGGGGCGCAGGCAATCCCGCTCGGGGAAGTGGCGCGGGTGGAGGTGGTGGAAGGGCCGCCGATGATCCGCAACGAGGCGGGGCAGCTCGTGGGCTACGTGTACATCGACGTGGATCCGTCACGGGACATCGGCGGCTACGTGAGCGACGCGCGGGCGGCAGTGACGGGAGCGATGGATCGCGGGGAGCTCGCGCTCGATGGCGGGATGTACCTGTCATGGACGGGGCAGTACGAGCTGCTCGAGGAGATGCGGGAACGGATGCAGATCCTGGTGCCGCTCGCGCTGGCGATCGTGGTGGTGCTGCTCTGGCTGCAGTTCCGCAACGTGACCGAGGTGCTGATCGTGCTCCTGTCGATCCCGTTCGCGCTGGTGGGGAGCGTGTGGCTGCTCCACCTGCTCGACTACCGCCTCTCGACGGCGGTGTGGGTGGGGATCATCGCCCTGCTCGGGCTGGCGGCGCAGACGGGGATCGTGATGATCGTGTACATCGATCAGGCGTTTTTCCGTCGGCTGCGGGCGGGGAGGATCCGCGATCTGAACGACATCATCTGGGCCCACATGGAAGGGACGGTGATGCGGGTGCGGCCGAAGCTGATGACGGTGGCGACCATGCTGATCGGGCTGACGCCGCTCCTGTGGGCCGAAGGGAGCGGCGCCGATGTGATGAAGCGCATCGCCGCGCCGATGGTGGGGGGGTTGCTCACGAGCGCATTCCTGACGCTGGAGATCATCCCCGTGGTGTATACGTGGTGGCGTTATGCTCAGCTCAAGAAGGCCCGACGGACGGGGCGGCCGCTCGAGGAGATCGTGGGCATCCAGCCATCTGCATGACGAGGTGCCGCAGCGCGTGATCCGGCGCATGCCACAGCGCTGGATTCCATGCGTGATGCAGCACCGGACTGCGCCCGGCGACGCCGGATTGCGCGGTTCCATGCGATTGCTACGCGCACATCAATCCTGTAGAGTGGCGCACATATAACGTGATTGGCACCACCCTCGACGGTAAGTACCAGATTCGCAAGCTCCTCGGTGAGGGCGCGATGGGGTCGGTGTACGAGGCCGAGCACACGGCCACGGGCCGGCGCGTCGCGGTCAAGGTCATCAGCTCCGCGGACCTGACGAAGGATCCCAAGGTCGTCAGCCGGTTCCAGCGCGAGGCGCGGGCGGCTGGCGCCATCGAGACGCAGCACATCACCCAGGTGCTCGACGCGGGCGTCGATCGCGAGAGCAACCTGCCGTTCCTGGTGATGGAGTACATGGTCGGCGACGACCTGATGGCGCTGATCAAGCGCGTCGGGGTGCTGTCGCCAGACCTGGTGCTGCGCATCGGGGCACAGGCGTGCCTCGGGCTGCAGAAGGCGCACACGGCGAGCGTGGTGCACCGCGACATCAAGCCACACAACCTGTTCCTCGCGCGGCGCGAGGCGGGGGAGGTGGTGGTCAAGCTGCTCGACTTCGGGATCGCCAAGGTCAAGATGGACCAGGCGCACGACACCGAGGGCGCGGAGCTGACCCGCACCGGAAACCTGCTCGGGTCACCGCTCTACATGTCGCCGGAGCAAGCGCGCGGGGCGAAGGAGATCGACTGGCGGACGGACATCTGGTCGCTCGGCGCGGTGATGTACCAGGCCCTCACGGGGCGGACGCCGTACCACCACATCAACGCGCTGGGAGAGCTGATCATCTCGATCTGCTCGGTGCCGCCGCCGCCCGTGCAGGACTTCGCGCCCTGGGTGGCGCCCGAAGTCGCCGCCATCGTGCACAACTGCCTGCAGCAGGATCCCGGCCGCCGCTACCAGAGCGCCGAACAGCTCCTCGCGGCGATCAAACAGCTCTTGCCCTACGGGTGGACGATCCAGGAAGACATGCTGATCTCGCTGGAAGACAGCATGCGGCAGCACGCGGCGCCGCGGCTCCCCTTGAGCATGCCGCCGCCGAGGCCAGAGATGGGCTCGCACCCCGCGATGGGCTCGAACCCCAGCTTGAGCTCCTCGCCAGGGCTGGCCTCTTCCCCTGCGCTGGGCGTCGCGCCCGGGATGGGGTCGTCGCCGTCCCTTGGCTATGCGCACTCGGGGGCGGGGACGAACGGGGCGCTCACGCAGTCTCATGGGCACGGCGCTCCCTCTGCCAGCTCGAAGGCGCCGCTGGTGATCAGCGCGCTGGCGCTGGCCGCAGCCCTCGGGGTGGGCATCGTGATTCTCGGGCGAACGCAAGAGACGCCGCCTGCACCACCCCCCGCGGCGCCCGTGCAGACGGAGGCCGCGCCGACCCCACCGAAGCCCGATCCTGCGCCGACGCCAGTGCCCGTCGTCGAGGCCAAGCCGCGGCGCGTGCGGCTGACGGTGGAGCCCAAGGACGTGAGCGTCGAGGTGGACAGCAACGGGGTCCCGGTGACGGACGCCCAGGTCCGCAACGGGGTGCTCGAGTTCAACGGGGTGCTGGGCGGGGAGTACCGGGTGCGCCTCTCCAAGGGGAAGAACGAGACCGTGGAGACGGTGGTGATGGGCGAGTCGGGGCCGAACCCGCCGCGGCTGGAGCTGCGGCCGCCGGGGGCACCGAAGCCCGCGTCCACAGCGACGCCTGGCGCGGTGGCAGCGCCGACGCCGACGCCGACCCCCCAGCGAGGCGTCATCGAGGACACGGGCGAGTTCGGTAACTGAAAGCAGGGCTTGGAACCGTGCGTGACGCGAGACGCCGTGGGCGCGAGGTGATGGTCCACTCCAAGAGCATCGTCGTCGGTGTGCTGATCATGGCGCTGACTGCCGAGACGGCGCTCGCACAGCCGGCACCGGCGCCGACCACGGCCTCGGGCGCCGCGCAGGGCGCTGACACGACCCCAGGGGGCGCGTCTGGCGCGCAGCCAGGAGCGGAGACGCAAGCGCCTCCCACGGCACAACCCGGAGCGACCGATGGTGGGTCCTCCGATGGTGGGCCGATCATCTCCGAGGAAATTCGTCAGCAGGCGCGCTCGCATTTTCAGCGAGGTCTGTCGTTGCTGCGCGAGGAGGCATGGGCGCCTGCGCTGGCAGAGTTCCTGCTGTCGCGGAAGCTCTTCCCCACCCGCGCGGCCACGAACAACGCGGCCATCGCGATGCGCAAGCTGCAGCGCTACGACGAGGCGCTCGACATGTTCGAGACGCTGCTCCGCGACTTCCAGGTGCCGGACGCAGAGCGGGCGGCAGCGCAGCGTGAGCTGGCGGAGCTGCGATCGCTGGTGGGGACCATCGACGTGGCAGGCGCCGAGCCTGGCGCTTCCATCGTGGTGAGCGGCGAGGATCGGGGGGAGTACCCACCCGTGAAGCCGCTTCGCGTGGCAGCCGGCACGCACCTGGTGCGGGTGGTCAAGGAGGGGTACGAGCCCTTCGAGGGGCGCGTGACGGTGGCCGGCGGGCAGGTCGCGTCGATCACGGCGAAGCTCCGCAAGCTGACCGCCTCGGGGCGGCTGCGCATCACGGAGCGCACGGGCAAGTCGGTCGAGGTGCTGGTCGACAACGTGGTCGTCGGTCGAACGCCCTGGGAAGGCCGGCTGGGCGTCGGCGATCACATGGTGGTGCTGCGGGGCGAGGGGAAGCTGGGGACGCAGCCCACGCCCGCCCAGGTGAAGTCGCAGGAGCTGACCAGCCTGGCGCTGCTCGCCGAGGATCTGGACGCCTCTTTGCGCGTGGATCCGACGCCGCCTGGCGCCAGCGTGTGGATCAACGCGGTCAACGTCGGGAACGGGGTGTGGCTGGGACGGCTCAAGGCCGGTCAGCACCGGGTGGAGGTGAAGTCCGAGGGCTTCACGCCGGTGGTGCGCACGGTGACGCTCGCCAAGGGCCAGCGCGAGACGGTGGCGGTGGCGCTGGAGCGCGACGAGGACGCGGCGCTCTGGCGGAAGCCGGCGCGGGTGATGTTCGATGTGAGCACGTCGCTGCTGCTGGCGCCGTCGTTCGGCGGTGAGGTGGCCGGTGGGTGCAGCGGGGATTGCTCTCGCTCGATGGGGCTGGGGGCGTTGAACCTCGTGCACGGAGGCTACGAGCTGGGCTCCGGGCTGGGCTTCGGGCTCGAAGCGGGGTTCCTGGTGGTGACGCAGCAGGTGACGGGGCGCGCCACGAATTTCACGCCGAACGGCTTCGCCTCGCCGAGCGTGGGTACGGCGGACGACGCGCTGAGGCTGACGGGTTTCCTCGGTGGAGCCACCATCGGCTACCACCTGGGGGAGCGGTTCCCTGCGCTGTTCCGGCTCGGCGTGGGGGTGATGGCCGGGCAGGTCCGCGATGAGCGGCGGGGTCGGTTCAGGACCTCTTCCGGGGGGGCATTCGATGCTTCACCGGTCGCAGACTTCCAGTCGGCGACGTACGTGTACGTCGATCCCGAGGTGCGCATCGGCGCGCGCTTCGCACAGCACTTCGAGGTGAGTGCCGGGGTACAGGCGCTGTTGCTCATCGCGGCGAGCCAGCCTCGGTGGAACTCGTCGATCGAGCTCGCGGCATCGACGGACGGGATCGGGAGGTACGGCGACGAGTCCTTGATGGGGGACATCGTGCTGATGCTCGCTCCTGGTGTGAGCCTTCGTTACGACTTCTGACGGTCCTGGGCGTGACCGACGACGGACGCACCGTCGAGCCAGAGCGTGACCGATGACGGACGCTCTGCCTTGACGTGAGTGCTCGTCACGACACGGTCGCCGAGGGATCCTCGGCGAGGCCTCGACGGGCCCGGTAAGGAAGCCGCGCCCCGTCTCGTGATGATGCTGGGGAGGCTACGGAGATTCAGCGTTCAGCGCGCTGGACGATGACGAACTGCACGCGTCGGTTCTTCTGACGGCCCGTGCGGATGCGGTTGTCGGCGAGC is part of the Chondromyces crocatus genome and encodes:
- a CDS encoding efflux RND transporter periplasmic adaptor subunit; translation: MSAEQDREKAEALPVEQGDRGREDGVEREDGVEREGDVMREGEATRIEGAHAPQRGEETRDLEKASVHGEELAPGGEPHARREGGREPDEEEDFVPHGEGHFHEGEEAPPPGMRVMAVVRWALLAVMTVVAAVSIVAYVAPSLLRGEAAEVTQYYCPMHPQITSDRPGECPICHMALEPVPEGRQRGARGNTQGGGQGSAHGGAQESAHGAHGDHGAHVDHGAHGSHGSHGATGMTEMHGAHGKAEVPAVEPPETGYWCPMHPEVHSETPGAICEKCGGMVLIPVPTPEERRKKPQGTTEVAISLDRAQAVGVRTAKVERGLRGERVRVTASVEAPEQGRAEVHVRAEGFVEAIRVKQTGVKVKAGELLASVYSPQIFQAQQELLAMRSWPGAGEMHGTSTPAPVAAARKRLELLGLGAGTVAKVLEKGEPVRAVGVSSPISGYVVRKNVVLGSRVTPEMPLFEVVDLGQVYIIASLHPQQLAGVRVGDAASFTTPALPGKVFEARVDLVYPDVDLATRSARVRFQVENRDLTLRPGQFGTAELSAGVGEELTVPLDAVIDTGRSVYVFVVTEGSRYAPRSVELGPELGDRVVVRAGLREGEEVVSRATFLVDAESRLSASLTGEPDR
- a CDS encoding serine/threonine protein kinase, producing MIGTTLDGKYQIRKLLGEGAMGSVYEAEHTATGRRVAVKVISSADLTKDPKVVSRFQREARAAGAIETQHITQVLDAGVDRESNLPFLVMEYMVGDDLMALIKRVGVLSPDLVLRIGAQACLGLQKAHTASVVHRDIKPHNLFLARREAGEVVVKLLDFGIAKVKMDQAHDTEGAELTRTGNLLGSPLYMSPEQARGAKEIDWRTDIWSLGAVMYQALTGRTPYHHINALGELIISICSVPPPPVQDFAPWVAPEVAAIVHNCLQQDPGRRYQSAEQLLAAIKQLLPYGWTIQEDMLISLEDSMRQHAAPRLPLSMPPPRPEMGSHPAMGSNPSLSSSPGLASSPALGVAPGMGSSPSLGYAHSGAGTNGALTQSHGHGAPSASSKAPLVISALALAAALGVGIVILGRTQETPPAPPPAAPVQTEAAPTPPKPDPAPTPVPVVEAKPRRVRLTVEPKDVSVEVDSNGVPVTDAQVRNGVLEFNGVLGGEYRVRLSKGKNETVETVVMGESGPNPPRLELRPPGAPKPASTATPGAVAAPTPTPTPQRGVIEDTGEFGN
- a CDS encoding PEGA domain-containing protein yields the protein MRDARRRGREVMVHSKSIVVGVLIMALTAETALAQPAPAPTTASGAAQGADTTPGGASGAQPGAETQAPPTAQPGATDGGSSDGGPIISEEIRQQARSHFQRGLSLLREEAWAPALAEFLLSRKLFPTRAATNNAAIAMRKLQRYDEALDMFETLLRDFQVPDAERAAAQRELAELRSLVGTIDVAGAEPGASIVVSGEDRGEYPPVKPLRVAAGTHLVRVVKEGYEPFEGRVTVAGGQVASITAKLRKLTASGRLRITERTGKSVEVLVDNVVVGRTPWEGRLGVGDHMVVLRGEGKLGTQPTPAQVKSQELTSLALLAEDLDASLRVDPTPPGASVWINAVNVGNGVWLGRLKAGQHRVEVKSEGFTPVVRTVTLAKGQRETVAVALERDEDAALWRKPARVMFDVSTSLLLAPSFGGEVAGGCSGDCSRSMGLGALNLVHGGYELGSGLGFGLEAGFLVVTQQVTGRATNFTPNGFASPSVGTADDALRLTGFLGGATIGYHLGERFPALFRLGVGVMAGQVRDERRGRFRTSSGGAFDASPVADFQSATYVYVDPEVRIGARFAQHFEVSAGVQALLLIAASQPRWNSSIELAASTDGIGRYGDESLMGDIVLMLAPGVSLRYDF
- a CDS encoding efflux RND transporter permease subunit, whose protein sequence is MMGRVIAWCATHRAFVIFAFVLAAFGADAARRRIPLDAIPDLSDPQVIVFTEWMGRSPTLVEDQVTYPIASALLAAPKVTDVRGFSMQGMSFVYVLFEEGTDVYWARSRVLEYLSSIQQRLPEGVSPSLGPDATGVGWIYQYAVVDRSGRQDAADLRALQDFTLRYALESVPGVAQVAAIGGFERQYQVTLDPERLRSFGVTFDEVAGAVRRSSSEVGGRVIELAGREYAVRGRGYVGSVEDLGAIVIRSNADGASVRVRDVGSARLGPDARRGAADLDGEGEVAGGIVVMRYGENALEVIQRVEAKLGELRKTLPEGVEIVTTYDRSGLIERAVDTLKRALIEEIAVVSVVIVLFLLHFRSALLPIISLPLAVLLAFVPMWWLGVPSTIMSLGGIAIAIGATVDAEIVMVEACHKALEHAPPGMSLKARARLLAKAAEEVTPAIFSSLLIIAVSFIPVFGLTGQAGRMFRPLAYTKTFVMIAAAILSVTLAPALRDLLLRGKIRPESKHPISRAVIAVYQPFVYVALRRPITTVLIGVLAVVSAIPVGMKLGSEFMPSLNEGDLLYMPTTLPGISIEEAKRQLQRQDAILKSFPEVKTVHGKIGRAETATDPAPLSMAETVIQLHPRAAWPKVPVTRWYSSWAPEGVKPALRWAWPEEREETWDELVAKLNGAMQLPGFTNAWTMPIRARIDMLTTGVRTPVGVKVFGHDLHAIERVGRQVEAIVGRVAGTRSVLYERSLGGSYVDVVPDRAALSRYGLQVEDVQAVIEGAVGGEVIAATVEGRGRFTINVRYKEDFRSSPQRIREVLVPLPVRAERGAVVSAGGSAGAEAGRGGDGMGAARGGAQAIPLGEVARVEVVEGPPMIRNEAGQLVGYVYIDVDPSRDIGGYVSDARAAVTGAMDRGELALDGGMYLSWTGQYELLEEMRERMQILVPLALAIVVVLLWLQFRNVTEVLIVLLSIPFALVGSVWLLHLLDYRLSTAVWVGIIALLGLAAQTGIVMIVYIDQAFFRRLRAGRIRDLNDIIWAHMEGTVMRVRPKLMTVATMLIGLTPLLWAEGSGADVMKRIAAPMVGGLLTSAFLTLEIIPVVYTWWRYAQLKKARRTGRPLEEIVGIQPSA